A genomic region of Kribbella sp. NBC_00382 contains the following coding sequences:
- a CDS encoding MFS transporter — translation MTTRATGSVHPVADFHTHRTITAKPEDALKRPGFRDTFSALQVRNFRLLVSGLFVSSTGGWVQRIAQDWLVLTLTGSATAVGITTALQFLPTLLLGLYGGVIADRFPKRRILLVTQSTMGLAAAILATLAFTGQVQVWQVYSLALFLGLATAVDNPTRQSFVTELVGKQRLRNAISMVSSTFQLGSLIGPALGGALLGTVGTGWAFTLNALTFFGSITALTMMRESEMPGLQAARKAGAGIKIRDGLKAGVKYAFHEPAVRWAIALVGVYGMFTISLPVTLTAFADRVFHTGATGYGVLNSVVAVGSLTGALLSARRVRPTRLRNLVAIASILAVTEMVAAIQPSLWTFLPLLAALGMATLMFLTAAQSMVQLTTPDGLRGRVAGIYNLVFIGGGAIGGPTVGWIAQHWGARFGLLLAGMIPAIATIAIGIKLARTGRFRVVVVRSDTRSPWLQPPRLGLKQTEVRVERPAAPRIERPRTIARRHHQQDVEHPRPRRTRKKPLHY, via the coding sequence TTGACCACCCGGGCCACCGGTTCTGTCCACCCCGTCGCCGATTTCCACACCCACCGCACCATCACCGCGAAACCCGAAGACGCTCTCAAGAGGCCGGGTTTCCGAGACACCTTCAGCGCTCTGCAGGTCCGTAACTTCCGCCTCCTGGTGAGCGGATTGTTCGTCAGCTCGACCGGCGGCTGGGTCCAGCGCATCGCCCAGGACTGGCTGGTCCTGACACTGACCGGCAGCGCCACCGCGGTCGGCATCACGACCGCCCTCCAGTTCCTGCCCACCCTCCTGCTCGGCCTGTACGGCGGGGTGATCGCCGACCGTTTCCCGAAGCGCAGGATCTTGCTGGTCACCCAGTCCACGATGGGTCTGGCGGCCGCGATCCTCGCCACCCTCGCGTTCACCGGCCAGGTCCAGGTCTGGCAGGTCTACTCACTGGCCCTCTTCCTGGGCCTCGCGACCGCCGTCGACAACCCCACCCGGCAGTCCTTCGTCACCGAGCTCGTCGGCAAGCAGCGGCTCCGCAACGCGATCAGCATGGTCTCGTCGACGTTCCAGCTCGGCAGCCTGATCGGCCCGGCCCTCGGGGGCGCGCTGCTCGGCACCGTCGGCACCGGCTGGGCCTTCACGCTCAACGCGCTGACCTTCTTCGGCTCGATCACCGCGCTGACGATGATGCGCGAGAGCGAAATGCCCGGCCTGCAGGCTGCCCGCAAGGCCGGCGCGGGGATCAAGATCCGTGATGGATTAAAAGCAGGCGTGAAGTACGCGTTCCACGAGCCCGCTGTCCGGTGGGCGATCGCGCTGGTCGGTGTCTACGGCATGTTCACGATCAGCCTGCCGGTCACGTTGACCGCGTTCGCGGATCGCGTCTTCCACACCGGCGCCACCGGGTACGGCGTACTGAACTCCGTCGTTGCGGTCGGCTCACTGACCGGAGCGTTGCTGTCGGCAAGGAGAGTCCGGCCGACCAGGCTGCGCAACCTCGTCGCGATCGCCTCGATCCTCGCGGTGACCGAGATGGTGGCCGCGATCCAGCCGTCGCTCTGGACGTTCCTGCCGCTGCTCGCCGCGCTCGGTATGGCGACGCTGATGTTCCTCACGGCTGCGCAGTCGATGGTTCAGCTCACCACTCCCGACGGACTCCGCGGCCGGGTCGCCGGGATCTACAACCTGGTCTTCATCGGCGGTGGAGCGATCGGCGGACCGACCGTCGGCTGGATCGCCCAGCACTGGGGTGCCCGGTTCGGTCTGCTGCTGGCCGGGATGATCCCGGCCATCGCGACGATCGCGATCGGGATCAAGCTCGCCCGGACCGGCCGGTTCCGGGTCGTCGTGGTCCGCTCGGACACCCGCTCACCGTGGCTGCAGCCGCCGCGACTCGGGCTGAAGCAGACCGAAGTACGGGTCGAGCGGCCGGCGGCGCCGCGGATCGAGCGGCCGCGCACGATCGCTCGGAGGCACCATCAGCAGGACGTTGAGCACCCGCGACCCCGGCGTACTAGGAAGAAGCCGTTGCACTACTGA
- a CDS encoding LysR substrate-binding domain-containing protein produces MVAYDPDQLRTFLAVAQSLSFTQAAERLGIRQPTVSQHVRKLETAVGRPLFVRDTRTVTLTADGEAMAGFARTILAAHEEAAGYFTGSELRGRLRFGVTDDLALTPLPRILRDFRQLYPRIDLELTVAQSPNLLRRVESGHLDLAYVKHSMGGGYEPNGRVVRRDPLVWAGIAGTRIAPDGPVPLVAYQAPSLSRSLGVQTLEQAGRSCRITCIVRGVNGVLAAVRAGLGIAIFARSLMPADLVEPPPSAGLPELPAIDLVLITNPRAAKEPAEALTSAILSNNAPLKPAD; encoded by the coding sequence ATGGTGGCCTACGATCCGGACCAGTTGCGCACGTTCCTGGCGGTCGCGCAGTCGCTGAGCTTTACCCAGGCCGCGGAACGGCTGGGTATCCGGCAGCCGACGGTCAGCCAGCACGTTCGCAAACTCGAGACGGCGGTCGGGCGGCCGCTGTTCGTCCGCGACACGCGGACCGTGACGCTGACCGCGGACGGTGAGGCGATGGCCGGGTTCGCCCGGACGATCCTCGCGGCGCACGAGGAGGCGGCCGGGTACTTCACCGGCTCGGAGCTGCGTGGGCGGCTACGGTTCGGGGTGACCGACGATCTTGCGCTGACTCCGTTGCCACGGATTCTGCGGGACTTCCGGCAGTTGTACCCGCGGATCGACCTCGAGCTGACCGTTGCCCAGAGCCCCAATCTGTTGCGGCGGGTGGAGTCGGGTCATCTCGATCTGGCGTACGTCAAGCACAGTATGGGCGGTGGGTACGAGCCGAACGGGCGGGTGGTCCGGCGGGATCCACTCGTCTGGGCCGGGATCGCCGGCACCCGGATCGCGCCTGATGGGCCGGTTCCGTTGGTTGCTTATCAGGCGCCTAGTCTCAGTCGCTCGCTCGGCGTTCAGACGCTCGAGCAGGCTGGGCGGTCGTGTCGCATCACTTGCATCGTTCGCGGGGTCAATGGGGTGCTGGCCGCGGTCCGGGCGGGGTTGGGGATCGCGATCTTCGCGCGGTCGCTGATGCCGGCCGACCTGGTCGAGCCGCCGCCGAGTGCGGGGCTGCCGGAGTTGCCGGCCATCGACCTGGTCCTGATCACCAACCCACGAGCAGCCAAGGAACCCGCCGAGGCACTCACCTCGGCAATCCTCAGCAACAACGCTCCGCTCAAGCCAGCCGACTAG
- a CDS encoding UbiA family prenyltransferase translates to MSGLRVLKGLAMASHPGPTVAVTTLVTVVAWSAGRNASGCLLVAAAILTGHLSIGWSNDAIDAPRDTSVHRSDKPIVLGLVSRRTLWIGAISMVVACVPLSLASGVLAGLAHLVGVAAAWGYNLGLKSTRISWLPYAVAFGLLPSFVTLGTADRWAPWWASAATALLGVGAHLANVVPDLADDLATGVEGWPQRLGKLARYAAPLPLAVATALLVIAPPGPLGAIGWLTLIVVAALLAVIVLWKNAPFLVTIAVAAISILALVLRGDALIR, encoded by the coding sequence GTGAGCGGGCTGAGAGTACTCAAGGGGCTCGCGATGGCGAGCCATCCCGGCCCGACCGTTGCCGTCACCACCCTGGTCACCGTCGTCGCCTGGTCGGCAGGCCGCAACGCCTCCGGGTGCCTGTTAGTCGCAGCAGCAATCCTCACCGGCCACCTCTCGATCGGCTGGAGCAATGACGCGATTGACGCACCCCGCGACACCAGTGTCCACCGGAGCGACAAACCAATCGTGCTCGGACTGGTGAGTCGCCGGACCCTGTGGATCGGCGCGATCTCGATGGTAGTTGCCTGCGTCCCACTCTCGCTCGCCAGCGGCGTGCTGGCCGGCCTGGCGCATCTGGTCGGCGTGGCGGCCGCCTGGGGTTACAACCTCGGCCTCAAGTCGACCCGGATCTCCTGGCTCCCGTACGCCGTGGCCTTCGGCCTGCTGCCGTCCTTCGTCACGCTCGGCACCGCCGACCGCTGGGCCCCTTGGTGGGCATCAGCCGCTACGGCGCTACTCGGAGTCGGCGCCCATCTCGCGAACGTAGTACCGGATCTGGCTGACGACCTGGCCACCGGCGTCGAAGGCTGGCCCCAACGCCTCGGCAAACTAGCCCGGTACGCCGCTCCGCTACCCCTCGCCGTCGCCACGGCCCTCCTGGTGATCGCCCCGCCAGGCCCGCTGGGCGCGATCGGCTGGCTCACCCTGATCGTGGTCGCCGCCCTGCTCGCCGTGATCGTCCTGTGGAAGAACGCGCCATTCCTCGTCACGATCGCCGTGGCTGCCATCAGCATCCTCGCCCTGGTCCTCCGAGGCGACGCCCTGATCCGCTAG
- a CDS encoding type III polyketide synthase — MTRIAAVQAALPPHRYAQQELTDAFAEICLPDGKGIGLLRRLHANAGVSHRHLALPLERYAVLKDFGEANDAWISVAVDLGAEAVSGALAAAGLTVDDVDVLMFTTVTGVAAPSIDARVAMRLGLREDVKRLPLFGLGCVGGAAGIARLHDYLKAWPGQVAVLLSVELCSLTLQRDDSSLPNLVGGALFGDGAAAVVLTGSEHPAAAGPSVVATRSRLYPDSERVMGWDVGSGGFRIVLGADVPQVVRQYLGGDVTAFLAAHGLTIPEIGTWVSHPGGPKVLEAVAETLELRPGALDLTWKSLDAVGNLSSSSVLHVLGDTLRLDPSGMGVLLAMGPGFCSELVLLEW, encoded by the coding sequence ATGACCCGGATCGCCGCGGTGCAGGCGGCGTTGCCGCCGCATCGGTACGCGCAACAGGAGCTGACCGACGCCTTCGCCGAGATCTGCCTCCCGGACGGCAAGGGGATCGGGCTACTCCGCCGGCTGCACGCGAACGCCGGGGTGTCGCATCGGCATCTGGCGCTGCCGCTGGAGCGGTACGCCGTACTGAAGGACTTCGGCGAGGCCAACGACGCGTGGATCTCGGTGGCTGTGGACCTCGGTGCCGAGGCGGTGTCGGGTGCGCTCGCTGCTGCTGGGCTGACGGTGGATGACGTCGACGTTTTGATGTTCACGACCGTGACCGGGGTTGCGGCGCCGTCGATCGACGCTCGGGTCGCGATGCGGCTCGGGTTGCGGGAGGACGTCAAGCGGCTGCCGTTGTTCGGGCTGGGGTGTGTCGGGGGAGCGGCGGGGATCGCGCGATTGCATGACTACCTCAAGGCCTGGCCGGGGCAGGTCGCAGTACTGCTGTCTGTGGAACTTTGTTCGCTGACGCTTCAGCGGGACGACTCGTCGCTGCCGAATCTGGTGGGTGGCGCGTTGTTTGGGGATGGGGCGGCGGCCGTCGTGCTGACTGGGTCGGAGCATCCCGCCGCGGCTGGGCCGTCTGTTGTGGCGACGCGCTCGCGGCTCTACCCGGACTCGGAGCGGGTGATGGGGTGGGATGTGGGGTCCGGCGGGTTCCGGATCGTGCTGGGTGCGGATGTACCGCAGGTGGTTCGGCAGTACCTCGGTGGTGATGTGACCGCGTTCCTGGCGGCTCATGGACTGACCATTCCCGAGATCGGTACTTGGGTGAGTCATCCGGGCGGGCCGAAGGTGCTCGAGGCCGTCGCGGAGACGTTGGAGTTGAGACCTGGTGCGCTCGACCTGACCTGGAAGTCGCTCGACGCCGTCGGCAACTTGTCCTCGTCGTCGGTGCTGCACGTGCTCGGTGACACCCTCCGCCTGGATCCTTCGGGTATGGGCGTATTGCTCGCGATGGGCCCAGGCTTCTGTTCCGAGCTCGTACTCCTGGAGTGGTGA
- a CDS encoding isoprenylcysteine carboxyl methyltransferase family protein — MDSSLWWYVALVLAVGLERVAELVVSLRNAAWSFKQGGVESGKGHYPFMVVLHTGFLAGCLVEAIVADRPFIPALGWSMLLIVLAAQGLRWWCITVLGHQWNTRVIVVPGLSLVAAGPYKFLRHPNYVAVVAEGVALPLVHTAWVTAVVFLLLNIPLLTVRIRAEEAALDSALTK; from the coding sequence ATGGACTCGTCGTTGTGGTGGTACGTCGCGCTGGTGCTCGCGGTCGGGCTCGAGCGGGTCGCCGAGCTGGTCGTCTCATTGCGCAATGCGGCCTGGAGCTTCAAGCAGGGTGGAGTGGAGTCGGGCAAGGGGCACTACCCGTTCATGGTGGTGCTGCATACCGGGTTCCTGGCCGGGTGTCTGGTCGAGGCGATCGTGGCGGACCGGCCGTTCATCCCGGCGCTCGGGTGGTCGATGCTTTTGATTGTGCTCGCGGCGCAGGGGTTGCGGTGGTGGTGCATCACGGTGCTCGGGCATCAGTGGAACACCCGGGTGATCGTCGTACCGGGATTGTCGTTGGTTGCCGCTGGCCCCTATAAGTTTCTGCGGCATCCCAACTACGTCGCCGTGGTGGCGGAGGGGGTCGCGCTGCCGCTGGTGCACACGGCGTGGGTGACGGCCGTGGTATTCCTGCTGCTGAACATCCCGTTGCTGACCGTCCGGATCCGCGCGGAGGAAGCGGCGTTGGACTCTGCGCTGACAAAGTGA
- a CDS encoding NAD(P)/FAD-dependent oxidoreductase — protein sequence MIDLLVAGAGPAGAATAIRAALAGLSVVVVEPRLMPIDKACGEGISFTAVEYLQRLGVELDGRPFHGIRYLDSSHVVDARFRLGPGLGVRRTTLQRALANRLADLDIPVIPTRISTITQNQHSVTAAGLTAHYLAAADGLHSPTRRQLGLATTPPQRTRQAPLRLSAARDAAQPRRGLRRHYTVRPWCDLVEVYWSRLGEAYVTPVADDLVGVAILTSERGSFDSHLEAFPALKRRLAGATEATSVMGAGPLRQRVRGRVAGRVMLVGDAAGYVDALTGEGIAVALRTSAELVRCVERDDPAAYDAAWRRVSWECRFLTGSLLWARNRSLLAPHIVPAATRLPKIFGAIVNQLA from the coding sequence GTGATCGACCTCCTCGTCGCCGGCGCCGGCCCGGCTGGTGCGGCCACCGCAATCCGAGCCGCCCTAGCCGGCCTGTCGGTGGTCGTCGTCGAGCCACGCTTGATGCCGATCGACAAGGCGTGTGGCGAGGGGATCTCCTTCACTGCTGTCGAGTATCTCCAGCGCTTGGGTGTGGAACTGGACGGCCGACCGTTCCACGGCATCCGCTACCTGGACTCATCGCATGTGGTCGACGCCCGCTTCCGCCTCGGCCCAGGCCTAGGAGTACGCCGCACCACCCTCCAACGAGCCCTGGCCAACCGCTTGGCTGACCTCGATATCCCGGTCATCCCCACTCGAATCTCCACGATCACCCAAAACCAGCACTCGGTAACAGCAGCCGGCCTAACCGCCCACTACCTAGCCGCCGCCGACGGCCTCCACTCCCCAACCCGCCGCCAACTAGGTCTGGCTACCACCCCACCCCAGCGAACTCGGCAGGCGCCTCTCCGCCTTTCAGCAGCCCGCGACGCGGCGCAGCCGCGTCGCGGGCTGCGGCGGCATTACACCGTCCGACCGTGGTGTGACTTGGTGGAGGTCTACTGGTCTCGCCTTGGCGAGGCGTACGTAACTCCCGTGGCCGACGACCTCGTCGGGGTTGCCATCCTCACCTCCGAGCGCGGCTCCTTCGACAGCCATCTGGAGGCATTTCCTGCGTTGAAGCGTCGCCTGGCCGGGGCCACCGAGGCGACCTCCGTCATGGGAGCCGGTCCGCTTCGTCAGCGAGTGCGTGGTCGGGTGGCTGGCAGGGTGATGCTGGTTGGAGATGCGGCCGGTTATGTCGACGCGCTGACCGGCGAAGGGATAGCAGTGGCTTTGCGGACCAGCGCCGAACTGGTCCGGTGCGTCGAGCGCGACGACCCAGCGGCGTACGACGCTGCCTGGCGCCGGGTCTCCTGGGAGTGCCGGTTCCTCACCGGATCGTTGCTCTGGGCCCGCAACAGATCGTTGCTGGCTCCCCATATCGTCCCGGCGGCCACACGGCTGCCGAAAATTTTCGGTGCCATCGTCAACCAACTCGCCTGA
- a CDS encoding PucR family transcriptional regulator, giving the protein MITVPDLVVAVGPALFEIVVAGQGDGEVRDVFLADPQEESTGQPGDLVLGFGLGSPEEAVELVERCAVGNASGIILRTTLAQDPAVVAQAEKRRLTLVALQPSVTWAHVVWLLRGVIDRAAAPDSPAAGDAGVHQELFALADAAAAIVDAPVTIEDNQSRVLAYSSLHDVSDTDPTRVSTIVGRRVPAEVIAHFRARGIFRRLARSSEPFLVPDGPNGIRPRLVVPVRAGGEWLGSIWAVVDGPVSPEVTTELSNAASVLALHMLRLRAQADVARRSAIDRLRTVLRQFSPDTPLDVRLPPAPWRVVALGSPAAYDVPQELDLWESTGRRHGWSEPQLADLDGTVLAVVSDGDGPGSWRWLRKLVIDLAKDFPGTTAAAGGRARGAADLPSSRAEAVELLGLVRRELAPGPALRVEQAWHILTVHRAVTSLDTTKLDGPLATLLRHDIEHDTAFVDTLQAWLNYPGQPQQAARELHLHTNTLRHRMKRIGEIARLDLTSPRERLALQLQIAAVRTEH; this is encoded by the coding sequence ATGATCACCGTCCCCGACCTGGTCGTCGCCGTCGGACCCGCCCTGTTCGAGATCGTCGTCGCCGGGCAGGGTGACGGCGAGGTACGCGACGTTTTCCTCGCCGATCCGCAGGAGGAGTCGACCGGCCAGCCGGGTGACTTGGTCCTGGGCTTCGGCCTCGGGAGCCCGGAGGAGGCGGTAGAGCTGGTGGAGCGCTGTGCCGTCGGAAACGCCTCCGGCATCATCCTGCGCACCACACTCGCCCAGGACCCGGCTGTAGTGGCCCAGGCGGAGAAGCGGCGCCTCACTCTGGTCGCCCTGCAGCCGTCGGTCACCTGGGCGCACGTGGTGTGGCTACTGCGGGGTGTCATCGACAGGGCCGCTGCCCCCGACTCCCCCGCCGCTGGAGACGCCGGTGTGCACCAGGAGCTCTTCGCGCTGGCAGATGCCGCCGCAGCCATCGTCGACGCGCCCGTGACCATCGAGGACAACCAGTCGCGCGTACTGGCGTATTCGAGCCTCCATGACGTGTCGGACACGGACCCGACCCGGGTATCGACGATTGTCGGCAGGCGGGTGCCTGCTGAGGTCATCGCGCACTTCCGGGCCCGAGGGATCTTCAGGCGGTTGGCCCGGTCGAGTGAGCCCTTCCTGGTACCGGACGGGCCGAACGGTATTCGGCCACGGCTAGTAGTACCGGTTAGGGCCGGTGGTGAGTGGTTGGGGTCTATCTGGGCCGTGGTGGATGGGCCAGTGAGTCCAGAGGTGACTACTGAGCTCAGCAACGCGGCCTCGGTGCTTGCGCTGCACATGCTGCGGCTCAGGGCTCAGGCGGACGTCGCCAGGCGCAGTGCGATCGACCGGCTGCGCACTGTCCTGCGGCAGTTCTCCCCTGACACTCCCCTGGACGTACGGCTGCCCCCGGCGCCGTGGCGGGTGGTTGCGCTCGGTTCGCCGGCTGCGTACGACGTACCGCAAGAGCTGGATCTCTGGGAGTCCACTGGTCGCCGCCATGGCTGGAGTGAGCCGCAGTTGGCTGACCTGGACGGCACAGTCCTGGCAGTGGTCTCGGACGGCGACGGGCCGGGCTCGTGGCGCTGGCTGCGCAAGCTGGTCATAGACCTGGCCAAAGACTTCCCCGGTACTACGGCGGCCGCCGGCGGGCGTGCACGTGGCGCAGCGGACCTCCCGAGCTCCCGAGCCGAGGCGGTCGAGCTGCTGGGCCTGGTACGCCGTGAGCTCGCGCCCGGCCCCGCGCTGCGAGTGGAACAGGCCTGGCACATCCTCACTGTTCACCGGGCGGTCACCTCGCTTGATACGACGAAGCTCGATGGGCCGCTGGCTACTTTGTTACGGCATGACATCGAGCACGACACCGCGTTCGTCGACACCCTGCAGGCGTGGCTGAACTATCCCGGGCAGCCGCAGCAGGCGGCCAGAGAGCTGCATCTGCACACGAACACGTTGCGGCACCGGATGAAAAGGATCGGGGAGATCGCCCGGCTCGACCTGACCAGTCCGCGCGAACGGCTGGCTCTCCAGCTGCAGATCGCGGCCGTGCGCACCGAGCACTGA
- a CDS encoding NAD(P)/FAD-dependent oxidoreductase — protein sequence MVASVQGTHIVPDRVAVVGAGMVGLATAWFLQEAGIEVTVLDREGVAAGASWGNAGWLTPGLATPLPEPAVLKYGIGAVLSPSSPVYVPPTASPRLISFLARFARNSTASRWKTAMEALVPINRQALNGFDALAKAGVEAETYEAKSFLAAYRTEEERTVLLEEIEHIHAAGQGIEFEAITGDDAREIEPSLSDEIGAAIRLHGQRFINPGEYVNMLADSVRARGGNIVTGVTVKDIVDEIRGVRIVTADGESTAYDAVVMATGAWLGDLARQFGVRTVVQAGRGYSFSVPIAHVPAGPVYFPAQRIACTPLGDRLRVAGMMEFRKPDAKLDPRRIDAIVEAARPLLRDADLDARTFEWVGPRPCTPDGLPLIGATASPRVFAAGGHGMWGITLGPITGQLLAETITTGRTPVELAPFNPLR from the coding sequence ATGGTCGCTTCCGTGCAAGGCACTCACATCGTCCCGGACCGGGTAGCCGTAGTCGGCGCCGGCATGGTCGGTCTCGCCACCGCCTGGTTCCTCCAGGAGGCCGGCATCGAGGTCACTGTGCTGGATCGCGAAGGCGTCGCCGCCGGTGCCTCCTGGGGCAACGCGGGCTGGCTGACCCCCGGCCTGGCGACTCCGCTCCCGGAGCCGGCCGTTCTCAAGTACGGCATCGGTGCGGTGCTGAGCCCCTCCTCGCCGGTCTATGTACCGCCGACGGCGAGCCCGCGGCTCATCTCGTTCCTGGCCCGCTTCGCTCGCAACAGCACCGCCTCCCGCTGGAAGACCGCGATGGAGGCGCTGGTGCCGATCAACCGGCAGGCGCTGAACGGGTTCGACGCGCTGGCCAAGGCCGGTGTCGAGGCCGAGACGTACGAGGCCAAGTCGTTCCTGGCGGCGTACCGGACCGAGGAAGAGCGCACGGTGCTGCTCGAGGAGATCGAGCACATCCACGCGGCCGGTCAGGGCATCGAGTTCGAAGCCATCACCGGTGACGACGCCCGCGAGATCGAGCCGTCGCTGTCCGACGAGATCGGTGCGGCGATCCGGCTGCACGGCCAGCGCTTCATCAACCCGGGCGAGTACGTGAACATGCTCGCCGACTCGGTCCGCGCCCGCGGCGGCAACATCGTCACCGGCGTGACGGTGAAGGACATCGTGGACGAGATCCGCGGCGTCCGGATCGTCACGGCCGACGGCGAGAGCACGGCGTACGACGCGGTCGTGATGGCGACCGGCGCTTGGCTCGGAGATCTGGCCCGGCAGTTCGGCGTACGGACCGTCGTGCAGGCAGGACGCGGCTACAGCTTCAGCGTCCCGATCGCGCACGTACCGGCCGGACCTGTGTACTTCCCGGCGCAACGGATCGCCTGTACGCCGCTGGGCGACCGGCTCCGCGTTGCCGGGATGATGGAGTTCCGCAAGCCCGACGCGAAGCTCGACCCGCGCCGGATCGACGCGATCGTGGAGGCGGCCCGGCCGCTGCTGCGGGACGCGGACCTGGACGCCCGCACCTTTGAGTGGGTGGGACCGCGTCCGTGCACCCCGGACGGCCTGCCGCTGATCGGCGCTACCGCGTCGCCTCGCGTCTTCGCCGCCGGCGGCCACGGCATGTGGGGCATCACCCTCGGCCCGATCACCGGCCAGCTGCTCGCGGAGACCATCACCACTGGTCGTACTCCGGTCGAGCTGGCCCCCTTCAACCCTCTTCGCTGA
- a CDS encoding oxidoreductase, translating to MDAKDGRSWLITGTSSGLGRALVQAAAARGDRVMATARELGQIAELEALAPGRVRTARLDVTDGSSIGAAVAEAEEAFGGIDVLVNNAGSALLGAFEEHGDEELRAAFETNLFGALAVTRAVLPGMRARRSGHVVQMSSVVGVTSGAGGTAYAGPKAALEAMSEALAAEVAALGIRVTIVEPGPFRTDFGGRSLSWGQPMEDYAALIGPARAAFEASHGTQSGDPMRGAEAIIDAVERADSPLRVPLGAEAYQWIRGYLSGRLTELDKAEPIGADTALRPEAAEATADAVARN from the coding sequence ATGGATGCGAAGGATGGACGGAGTTGGCTGATCACCGGGACGAGCAGTGGGCTCGGCCGGGCACTGGTTCAGGCGGCGGCCGCGCGGGGCGATCGGGTGATGGCTACTGCTCGAGAGCTTGGCCAGATCGCTGAGCTCGAGGCGCTAGCACCTGGGCGAGTGCGGACCGCTCGGCTTGATGTGACGGATGGGTCGAGCATTGGGGCAGCTGTTGCAGAGGCGGAGGAGGCGTTCGGCGGGATCGACGTACTCGTGAACAACGCGGGGTCCGCGTTGCTCGGGGCGTTCGAGGAGCATGGGGACGAGGAGTTGAGAGCTGCGTTCGAGACGAATCTGTTCGGGGCGCTGGCGGTCACCCGGGCCGTGCTTCCCGGGATGCGGGCGCGGCGGTCGGGGCATGTGGTGCAGATGTCATCGGTCGTGGGCGTGACGTCGGGCGCGGGCGGTACGGCGTACGCGGGGCCGAAGGCTGCGTTGGAGGCGATGTCGGAGGCGCTGGCGGCGGAGGTCGCGGCGCTGGGGATCCGGGTGACGATCGTTGAGCCGGGGCCGTTCCGGACGGACTTCGGTGGGCGGTCGTTGAGTTGGGGGCAGCCGATGGAGGACTATGCGGCGCTGATCGGGCCGGCTCGGGCTGCTTTCGAGGCGTCACACGGGACGCAGAGCGGGGATCCGATGCGGGGTGCTGAGGCGATCATCGACGCCGTCGAGCGGGCTGATTCACCGCTCAGGGTGCCGTTGGGGGCCGAGGCCTACCAGTGGATCCGGGGCTATCTGAGCGGAAGGCTCACAGAGCTTGATAAAGCCGAGCCGATCGGGGCGGACACGGCGCTGCGGCCAGAGGCAGCCGAGGCGACGGCGGATGCGGTGGCCCGGAATTAG
- a CDS encoding helix-turn-helix domain-containing protein encodes MDGLRERKKAAARQAMSDAATRLFEQRGFDHVTLSEIAAAADVSVKTIFNYFGSKEDLFFDAEPQALENLLTAVRDGPEVSKARAVRSLLLEGPMLDLGCPWSVVDQTVYEGLRAFHVCENESPTLRARRLVIINSWAAPLVAATGSPGWAAMLVGLLAFRHQLLVTGLVEAQPIGAIEEAIRVDIGAGLDALDRAYPSS; translated from the coding sequence ATGGACGGATTGCGTGAGCGAAAGAAGGCGGCTGCCCGCCAGGCGATGTCGGATGCCGCGACCCGGTTGTTCGAGCAACGTGGATTCGACCACGTCACGTTGAGCGAGATCGCCGCGGCGGCCGACGTCTCGGTGAAGACGATCTTCAACTACTTCGGCAGCAAGGAAGACCTGTTCTTCGACGCCGAGCCGCAGGCTCTCGAGAACCTGCTGACGGCCGTTCGCGACGGTCCCGAGGTGTCTAAGGCCCGCGCGGTCCGCAGTCTGCTTCTCGAAGGGCCGATGCTCGACCTGGGCTGCCCCTGGTCGGTTGTCGATCAGACCGTCTACGAAGGCCTTCGCGCCTTCCATGTCTGCGAGAACGAGTCGCCGACCCTCAGGGCCCGCCGGCTGGTCATCATCAACTCCTGGGCCGCGCCGCTGGTCGCGGCCACCGGCTCACCAGGCTGGGCCGCGATGCTCGTCGGTTTGCTGGCGTTCCGTCATCAGTTGCTCGTCACCGGACTGGTCGAGGCTCAGCCGATCGGCGCCATCGAAGAAGCCATCCGGGTCGATATCGGTGCCGGCCTCGACGCTCTCGACCGCGCCTACCCATCGAGCTGA
- the trxA gene encoding thioredoxin has product MATVELSQENFDKVVGSDGLVLVDFWAEWCGPCKSFGPVFEKSSETHEDITFGKVDTEAQVELAQAFQISSIPTLMAVRDGVVLYSQPGALPAPALEDLIKQLRAVDMEEVRAQIAAHEAEHGTEPHTH; this is encoded by the coding sequence GTGGCAACGGTCGAGCTGTCCCAGGAGAACTTCGACAAGGTCGTCGGTTCCGACGGGCTCGTCCTGGTGGACTTCTGGGCAGAGTGGTGTGGTCCGTGTAAGAGCTTCGGGCCGGTGTTCGAGAAGTCGTCCGAGACGCATGAGGACATCACCTTCGGCAAGGTGGACACCGAGGCCCAGGTCGAGCTGGCCCAGGCGTTCCAGATCAGCTCTATCCCGACGCTGATGGCTGTGCGCGACGGTGTCGTCCTCTACTCGCAGCCGGGCGCGCTGCCGGCCCCGGCGCTGGAGGACCTGATCAAGCAGCTTCGCGCGGTCGACATGGAAGAGGTTCGCGCCCAGATCGCGGCCCACGAGGCCGAGCACGGCACCGAGCCGCACACGCACTGA